In Pseudomonas lalkuanensis, the following are encoded in one genomic region:
- a CDS encoding PDDEXK-like family protein: protein MDDFLQTVALLRAKHHRPAGFNLFSVLRSSSDEVNLHSRFLAFLLNPKASHNCGAELLQHFLSTMEIEGFDVTNATVQTEYQNIDVLIRNPAGQAIIIENKIYAGDQPEQLARYYQRMVNEGCKQIWTLYLTLNGREPEEHSGQDLDVLQASYETHIIDWLTLCIQSVAREAGVRESVFQYIDLLRKLTHTDQGSIYMEELKSAILKDENIFLIADINRAFKRVVIDFHTRLWESIAAYQAKHFPEMGTPRVTADKDAVKKYHTGSRNNRKIGLYYDFGVIGGGIKVLVDHNLYLGYYCDAKQHPQQHQKLLSLTGLGTGNNEPGKLFWKYPSPKLNLHDLSNEDLAIIISSEATQALVKSIVEDAYRLWKAATSVVVEGPVTGGNAE from the coding sequence ATGGACGATTTTCTGCAAACCGTGGCCCTGCTGCGCGCGAAACACCATCGCCCGGCAGGCTTCAACCTCTTCTCAGTACTCCGCAGTTCAAGCGACGAGGTCAATCTGCACTCGCGCTTTCTCGCCTTCCTGCTGAACCCCAAGGCCTCGCATAACTGCGGTGCCGAGCTGCTCCAGCACTTCCTGAGCACGATGGAAATCGAGGGGTTCGACGTCACCAACGCGACGGTGCAGACCGAGTACCAGAACATCGACGTCCTGATCCGCAACCCTGCCGGCCAGGCCATCATCATCGAGAACAAGATCTACGCAGGCGACCAACCCGAGCAGCTCGCACGCTACTACCAGCGCATGGTGAACGAGGGCTGCAAGCAGATCTGGACGCTTTACCTGACGCTGAATGGCCGTGAGCCCGAGGAACACAGCGGCCAGGATCTCGACGTGCTGCAGGCCAGCTACGAGACCCACATCATCGACTGGCTAACCCTCTGCATCCAATCCGTGGCTCGTGAGGCCGGAGTGCGCGAGAGCGTGTTCCAGTACATCGACCTGCTCCGGAAACTCACCCACACCGACCAAGGCAGCATCTACATGGAAGAACTCAAGAGCGCGATTCTCAAGGACGAAAACATCTTCCTGATTGCCGACATCAATCGCGCGTTCAAGCGGGTGGTCATCGACTTCCACACCAGACTCTGGGAATCCATCGCAGCCTACCAGGCAAAACATTTCCCAGAGATGGGCACGCCAAGGGTTACAGCAGACAAGGACGCAGTGAAGAAGTACCACACCGGCTCCAGGAACAACCGCAAGATCGGCCTTTACTACGACTTCGGTGTGATCGGCGGTGGCATCAAGGTCTTGGTGGATCACAACCTGTACCTGGGCTACTACTGCGACGCCAAGCAGCACCCACAGCAACACCAGAAACTGCTTTCGCTGACAGGGCTGGGCACGGGCAACAACGAACCGGGCAAACTCTTCTGGAAGTACCCGTCCCCCAAGCTGAATCTTCACGACCTGAGCAATGAAGACCTGGCCATTATCATCAGCTCCGAGGCGACTCAGGCACTGGTGAAGTCTATCGTCGAAGACGCATACCGACTCTGGAAAGCGGCGACCTCGGTAGTTGTTGAAGGCCCCGTGACGGGAGGCAATGCGGAGTAG
- a CDS encoding phage tail sheath protein, which produces MSDYHHGVRVVEINEGTRPIRTLSTAVVGMACTSADADDQVFPFNTPVLLTDVLAASGKAGDKGTLAASLDAIADNASPLTVVVRVPEGASPEETSSNLIGTVAPNGQYTGLKALLAARSRLGVTPRILACPGLDSLQVTAELAVMAEKLRAFAYASAWDCQTKEEAVAYRDNFGARELMLIWPDFLTWDTTAKASTKAAATARALGLRAKLDQQIGWHKSLSNIPVQGVTGISQDVFWDLQNPNTDAGYLNANEVTTLIRQDGFRFWGSRTCSADPLFAFENYTRTAQVLADTMAEAHFWAIDKPMHPSLVRDIVEGINAKFRELAGQGYIIDGQCWYDAGANDATTLKAGRLFLDYDYTPVPPLEDLTLRQRITDRYLLDFASRISA; this is translated from the coding sequence ATGTCCGACTACCACCACGGCGTCCGTGTCGTCGAAATCAACGAAGGCACCCGCCCCATCCGCACCCTTTCCACGGCTGTTGTCGGCATGGCCTGCACCAGCGCCGACGCGGACGACCAGGTCTTCCCCTTCAACACCCCGGTACTGCTCACCGACGTGCTCGCCGCCAGCGGCAAGGCCGGCGACAAGGGCACCCTGGCCGCCAGCCTCGATGCCATCGCCGACAATGCCAGCCCGCTCACCGTCGTGGTTCGCGTGCCTGAAGGCGCCTCCCCCGAGGAAACCAGCAGCAACCTCATCGGCACGGTCGCGCCCAACGGGCAATACACCGGACTCAAGGCCCTGCTGGCCGCCCGCAGCCGCCTCGGCGTGACCCCGCGCATTCTTGCCTGCCCGGGGCTGGACAGCCTGCAGGTGACCGCCGAGTTGGCCGTCATGGCCGAGAAGTTGCGCGCCTTCGCCTATGCCAGCGCCTGGGACTGCCAGACCAAGGAAGAAGCCGTGGCCTACCGCGACAACTTCGGCGCCCGCGAGCTGATGCTGATCTGGCCCGACTTCCTCACCTGGGACACCACTGCGAAAGCCTCGACCAAGGCCGCAGCCACCGCCCGCGCCCTGGGCCTGCGCGCCAAGCTCGACCAGCAGATCGGCTGGCACAAATCGCTCTCCAACATCCCCGTCCAGGGCGTCACCGGCATCAGCCAGGACGTGTTCTGGGACCTGCAAAACCCCAACACCGACGCCGGCTACCTCAACGCCAACGAAGTCACCACGCTGATCCGCCAGGACGGCTTCCGCTTCTGGGGTTCGCGCACCTGCAGCGCAGATCCGCTGTTCGCCTTCGAGAACTACACCCGCACCGCCCAGGTGCTGGCCGACACCATGGCCGAGGCGCACTTCTGGGCCATCGACAAACCCATGCACCCGAGCCTGGTCCGCGACATCGTCGAAGGCATCAACGCCAAGTTCCGCGAACTCGCTGGCCAGGGCTACATCATCGACGGCCAGTGCTGGTACGACGCCGGCGCCAACGACGCCACCACCCTCAAGGCCGGCCGCCTCTTCCTGGACTACGACTACACCCCCGTACCGCCCCTGGAAGACCTCACCCTGCGCCAGCGCATCACCGACCGCTACCTGCTCGACTTCGCCTCGCGCATCTCCGCCTAA
- a CDS encoding ogr/Delta-like zinc finger family protein — protein sequence MSTYKLVCPHCHSRMRIRTSEGTHIFLRVAYLQCRNESCGWSVRAQFEMTHELSPSGMANPAVQLPLADRALRVAAMMSATKTDQLDLLDSLLEA from the coding sequence ATGAGCACCTACAAGCTCGTTTGCCCCCACTGCCACAGCCGCATGCGTATTCGCACCAGCGAAGGCACGCACATCTTCCTGCGGGTTGCCTACCTGCAGTGCCGCAACGAGAGTTGCGGCTGGAGCGTGCGGGCGCAGTTTGAAATGACCCACGAGCTCAGCCCCAGCGGCATGGCCAACCCGGCCGTGCAGCTTCCCCTTGCGGACAGGGCATTGCGCGTAGCCGCGATGATGTCCGCCACCAAGACCGACCAATTGGATCTGTTGGATTCCCTACTGGAGGCTTAG
- a CDS encoding type II toxin-antitoxin system HigB family toxin, giving the protein MKATSIMEIFKVLDKSTARTPLELKATLSSLDNFTPRHGWWVIDIGGNELRLIAAIDFEKQRIFVKHIFNHAEYDKANKWYRSPKNTGVMP; this is encoded by the coding sequence GTGAAAGCAACGAGCATCATGGAAATCTTCAAGGTCCTGGACAAGTCCACCGCCCGCACCCCGCTGGAGCTCAAGGCGACCTTGTCATCACTGGACAATTTCACCCCTCGACATGGCTGGTGGGTGATCGATATAGGCGGCAACGAACTGCGCCTGATCGCGGCCATCGATTTCGAGAAGCAACGGATTTTCGTCAAACACATCTTCAACCACGCCGAGTACGACAAGGCCAACAAGTGGTACCGAAGCCCCAAGAACACAGGAGTCATGCCATGA
- a CDS encoding phage tail assembly protein translates to MAKKPTADNVVTLDQPIKRGDTEIQEITLRKPNAGELRGLHLADLLQLDVTALIKLLPRISTPTLNEYEATTMDPADLLACGTKVAGFLLQKQAKADASLLA, encoded by the coding sequence ATGGCCAAGAAGCCCACCGCCGACAACGTCGTCACCCTCGACCAGCCGATCAAACGCGGCGACACCGAGATCCAGGAAATCACCCTGCGCAAACCCAACGCCGGCGAGCTGCGCGGCCTGCACCTGGCCGACCTGCTGCAGCTGGATGTCACCGCCCTCATCAAGCTGCTGCCGCGCATCAGCACGCCCACCCTCAATGAATACGAAGCCACCACCATGGACCCGGCCGACCTGCTCGCCTGCGGCACCAAGGTCGCCGGTTTTTTGCTGCAGAAGCAGGCGAAGGCGGACGCCTCCCTGCTCGCGTAG
- a CDS encoding DNA-binding protein encodes MPTLLSPEQARAVLDRKGMSLAQFARLHGLNKNLVSDLLNGRKKGQRGEAHRAAVLLGIKEGESASPSSPTPANQ; translated from the coding sequence ATGCCCACGCTGCTTTCACCCGAGCAAGCCCGTGCGGTTCTGGACCGCAAGGGCATGAGCCTCGCCCAGTTCGCCCGCCTACATGGCCTGAACAAGAACCTGGTCAGCGACCTGCTGAACGGGCGAAAGAAAGGCCAACGCGGCGAAGCCCATCGCGCCGCCGTTCTGCTCGGCATCAAGGAAGGCGAAAGCGCCTCCCCCTCCTCGCCCACACCGGCCAACCAGTAA
- a CDS encoding phage tail tape measure protein gives MASDVLKLQVLLSALDRASGPLRKISQGSGATARSLKAARDQLKSLNQTQRDVSAYREQHKAVRETAERLAKLQNRLADYKHQLKGMDAPSARFQRTFRETSAEVERLRQKHSSQREELRRLVAGFNSAGISTRNLGSFERSLSGDIERANAAIKTQTERMRRLSAQQERLRRSRAAYSQGVQNTAALAGTGMAARATGLYTGRGLQTMLGVGYEFDATMSATQAVTRLQDKNGPEMQALREQARTLPLSSKFTDSEVAQGQYFLGRTGYNPQQILGAMPGMLNLAAAGDMDLGTTADIASNIQMAMGIPAEEMNKVADVLTAAFTRNNVDIQMLGESLKYSAGVGREYGQSLETVTAATALLGNAGVQGSMAGTSMRSVLTRLGNSKEVAKLGVATSDENGNMRDLLDILADIHEKTKDMGNIQRGAIYKSIAGQYAVTSFGTLMRAVESGQFQGMRGNLDNSDGEAAQVARTQLDNLKGDMTMLHAALENISVELFDKNNPWLRELAQDLSGLLHQVGEFLKQNPALSKAIVITIAGFSLFMATLGSLAIGIAGILGPMIAMRFLFAQVGIRLPNLISLLWSLGKTVIPFVGRALLILSRALMLNPIGLAITAIALGAYLIYRHWDRVGPYFRSLWQEVKDGFSAGLAGILKLAVDFSPLGLFYRAFAGVMGYLGVELPAKFTDFGRMILQGLAKGITSALGSVKSAITGAGESAIGWFKAKLGIHSPSRVFAALGQDTMAGLARGLAAGEQGPLAQLGDLAKRMTGIGALTLGMAGSAIAIDHRPPLAAGVQPVQIDSHDSIQIIIQPAPGTDAQAIARAVAQELDKRERAKHIRARSALFDRE, from the coding sequence ATGGCAAGTGACGTACTCAAGCTCCAGGTCCTGCTTTCGGCCCTGGACCGTGCCAGCGGCCCGTTGCGCAAGATCAGCCAAGGCAGCGGCGCCACCGCACGTAGCCTAAAAGCTGCCCGCGACCAGCTGAAAAGCCTCAACCAGACGCAGCGCGACGTCAGCGCTTATCGGGAACAGCACAAGGCCGTGCGCGAAACCGCCGAGCGCCTGGCCAAGCTGCAGAACCGGCTGGCCGACTACAAGCACCAGCTCAAGGGCATGGACGCTCCCTCGGCCAGGTTCCAGCGTACCTTTCGCGAAACTAGCGCCGAGGTCGAACGCCTGCGCCAAAAGCACAGCAGCCAGCGCGAAGAACTTCGCCGCCTGGTCGCCGGCTTCAACTCTGCCGGCATCAGCACCCGCAACCTCGGCAGCTTCGAGCGCAGCCTGTCAGGCGATATCGAGCGCGCCAACGCCGCCATCAAGACCCAGACCGAACGCATGCGCCGCCTCAGCGCCCAGCAGGAGCGCCTGCGCAGAAGCCGAGCCGCCTACAGCCAGGGCGTGCAAAACACCGCTGCCCTGGCCGGCACCGGCATGGCCGCCCGCGCCACCGGCCTGTACACCGGCCGCGGCCTGCAGACCATGCTCGGCGTGGGCTATGAGTTCGACGCCACCATGTCGGCCACCCAGGCCGTGACCCGCCTGCAGGACAAGAACGGGCCAGAGATGCAGGCCCTGCGCGAGCAGGCCCGCACCCTGCCCCTGTCCAGCAAGTTCACTGATAGCGAAGTCGCCCAAGGCCAGTACTTCCTCGGCCGCACCGGCTACAACCCGCAGCAAATCCTCGGCGCCATGCCCGGCATGCTCAACCTCGCCGCCGCCGGCGACATGGACCTCGGCACCACCGCTGACATCGCCTCCAACATCCAGATGGCCATGGGTATTCCGGCAGAGGAAATGAACAAGGTCGCCGACGTGCTGACGGCCGCCTTCACCCGCAACAACGTCGACATCCAGATGCTCGGCGAGTCCCTCAAGTACTCCGCCGGCGTGGGGCGCGAATATGGCCAGAGCCTGGAAACCGTCACCGCCGCCACCGCCCTGCTCGGCAACGCCGGCGTCCAGGGCAGCATGGCCGGTACCTCCATGCGCTCCGTCCTCACCCGCCTAGGCAACTCCAAGGAGGTCGCCAAGCTGGGCGTGGCCACCTCCGATGAAAACGGCAACATGCGCGACCTGCTCGACATCCTTGCGGACATCCACGAGAAGACCAAGGACATGGGCAACATCCAACGCGGCGCCATCTACAAATCCATCGCCGGTCAGTACGCAGTCACCAGCTTCGGCACCCTGATGCGTGCCGTCGAGAGTGGCCAGTTCCAGGGCATGCGCGGCAACCTCGACAACTCCGACGGCGAAGCCGCCCAGGTCGCCCGCACCCAGCTGGACAACCTCAAGGGCGACATGACCATGCTGCATGCGGCCCTGGAGAACATCTCCGTCGAGCTCTTCGACAAGAACAACCCCTGGCTGCGCGAGCTGGCCCAGGACCTCAGTGGCTTGCTGCACCAGGTCGGCGAATTCCTCAAGCAGAACCCGGCGCTCAGCAAGGCCATCGTCATCACCATCGCCGGCTTCTCCCTGTTCATGGCCACCCTCGGCAGCCTCGCCATCGGCATTGCCGGCATCCTCGGCCCGATGATCGCCATGCGCTTCCTGTTCGCCCAGGTCGGCATCCGCCTGCCCAACCTCATTAGCCTGCTCTGGAGCCTGGGCAAAACGGTGATCCCTTTCGTGGGCCGCGCCCTGCTGATCCTCAGCCGCGCGCTGATGCTCAACCCCATTGGTCTCGCCATCACCGCCATCGCCCTTGGCGCCTACCTCATCTACCGCCACTGGGACCGCGTAGGCCCCTACTTCCGCAGCCTCTGGCAGGAAGTGAAAGACGGCTTCAGCGCGGGTCTTGCCGGCATCCTGAAACTGGCGGTCGACTTCAGCCCACTGGGCCTGTTCTACCGCGCCTTCGCCGGCGTGATGGGCTACCTGGGCGTGGAGCTGCCGGCCAAGTTCACCGACTTCGGCCGCATGATCCTGCAGGGCCTGGCCAAGGGCATCACCAGCGCCCTGGGCAGCGTGAAAAGCGCCATCACTGGCGCTGGTGAGTCTGCCATCGGCTGGTTCAAGGCCAAGCTCGGCATACACAGCCCCTCCCGCGTATTCGCCGCCTTAGGCCAAGACACCATGGCTGGCCTCGCCCGGGGCCTGGCCGCCGGCGAGCAAGGTCCGTTGGCCCAGTTGGGGGATCTCGCCAAGCGCATGACCGGCATCGGCGCCCTCACGCTCGGCATGGCCGGCAGCGCGATCGCCATCGACCACCGCCCGCCGCTCGCCGCCGGCGTCCAGCCAGTGCAGATCGACAGCCACGACAGCATCCAGATCATCATCCAGCCCGCCCCGGGCACGGACGCCCAGGCCATTGCACGCGCCGTAGCCCAGGAGCTGGACAAGCGCGAGCGCGCCAAGCACATCCGCGCACGCAGCGCGCTATTCGACAGGGAGTAA
- a CDS encoding phage major tail tube protein, with protein MALPKKLKHMNLFNDGNSYMGVAKTVTLPKLARKLEAWRGAGMDGPVKADLGMSDDGIQLDWTLGGWDLLPLRQFGMVGASGVQLRWAGSVQRDDSGQVSAVEIVVRGRHEEIDFGDAEPGEDTEHKITTTCSYYKLVVDGRTEIEIDLLNFTLIVDGRDLLAEHRRAIGL; from the coding sequence ATGGCCCTGCCCAAAAAGCTCAAGCACATGAACCTCTTCAACGACGGCAACAGCTACATGGGCGTAGCCAAGACCGTCACCCTGCCCAAGCTGGCCCGCAAGCTCGAAGCCTGGCGTGGCGCCGGCATGGACGGCCCGGTCAAGGCCGACCTCGGCATGAGCGACGACGGCATCCAGCTGGACTGGACCCTCGGCGGCTGGGACCTGCTGCCCCTGCGCCAGTTCGGCATGGTCGGCGCCAGCGGCGTGCAGCTGCGCTGGGCCGGCTCCGTGCAGCGCGACGACAGCGGCCAGGTCAGCGCCGTGGAAATCGTTGTGCGTGGCCGCCACGAGGAAATCGACTTCGGCGACGCCGAACCCGGCGAAGACACCGAACACAAGATCACCACCACCTGCAGCTACTACAAGCTGGTGGTGGACGGCCGCACCGAGATCGAAATCGACCTCTTGAACTTCACCCTCATCGTCGACGGCCGCGACCTGCTCGCCGAGCACCGCCGCGCTATCGGCCTGTAA
- a CDS encoding phage tail protein yields MMMALGMFVFGLPTLAYQELQRQTDWRHPSTSRVGAPPARQFLGRGDDQITLPGVLVPELCGALLSLDTLRVMADTGKAWPLVEGTGRIYGLWVIESLSETRTLFFQDGAARRIEFSLHLQRVDESRIDQLGSALETLGNILR; encoded by the coding sequence ATGATGATGGCCTTGGGCATGTTCGTATTCGGCCTGCCCACCCTCGCCTACCAGGAACTCCAACGCCAGACCGACTGGCGCCACCCCAGCACCTCCCGAGTGGGCGCCCCGCCGGCACGGCAGTTCCTGGGCCGGGGCGACGATCAGATCACCCTGCCCGGCGTGCTGGTACCGGAACTCTGCGGCGCCTTGCTCAGCCTCGACACCCTGCGCGTGATGGCCGACACCGGCAAAGCCTGGCCTCTGGTGGAAGGCACCGGCCGCATCTACGGCCTCTGGGTCATCGAAAGCCTGAGCGAGACCCGCACCCTCTTCTTCCAGGACGGCGCCGCCCGCCGCATTGAGTTCAGCCTGCACCTGCAGCGCGTGGACGAAAGCCGCATCGACCAGCTCGGCAGCGCCCTGGAAACCCTCGGGAACATCCTGCGATGA
- a CDS encoding GpE family phage tail protein, producing the protein MADLAVVFHWAPAHMDGLGLEELMDWRERARVRVETDGK; encoded by the coding sequence ATGGCGGATCTCGCCGTGGTCTTCCACTGGGCGCCGGCGCACATGGACGGCCTCGGCCTCGAGGAGCTGATGGACTGGCGCGAGCGCGCCCGGGTAAGGGTGGAAACCGATGGCAAGTGA
- a CDS encoding phage late control D family protein, translating to MTYPKPIYRLTVNGRDITFEVTARLISLTLTDNRGPEADTLDIELSDHDGLLAIPPRGATLQVWLGWSDTGLVDKGTFTVDETEHSGPPDTLSIRARSADMRGPLVKKRERSWHDTTLGNILRTLAQEHDLEPAISPQLAQVEIPHLDQTDESDLNLITRLGQEHDAVATIKHGRLLFMPIGQGESASGKELPVVTIARAEGDQHRFLQADRDAYSGVRAYYYDVNGSERLEAIIGDEDNAKILRHTYANRSSALRAARSEWGRIQRGSSTLSLNLARGRPDLSPEWRYRVQGIKAQIGKTKWLGEQVVHRLGDGGMKTALELENNRHTPIESSPPKLTI from the coding sequence ATGACCTACCCCAAGCCCATCTACCGCCTCACCGTGAACGGCCGCGACATCACCTTTGAGGTCACCGCCCGCCTCATCAGCCTCACCCTCACCGACAACCGCGGCCCCGAGGCAGACACGCTCGACATCGAGCTCAGCGACCACGACGGCCTGCTCGCCATCCCACCACGCGGCGCCACCCTGCAGGTGTGGCTCGGCTGGAGCGATACCGGATTGGTGGACAAAGGCACCTTCACCGTCGACGAAACCGAACACAGCGGCCCACCAGACACCCTCAGCATCCGCGCCCGCAGCGCCGACATGCGCGGCCCTCTCGTCAAAAAGCGCGAACGCAGCTGGCACGACACCACCCTCGGCAACATCCTCCGCACCCTCGCCCAGGAACACGACCTGGAGCCCGCTATCAGTCCCCAACTCGCCCAAGTCGAAATCCCCCACCTCGACCAAACCGACGAGAGCGACCTCAACCTCATCACCCGCCTCGGCCAGGAACACGACGCCGTGGCCACCATCAAACACGGCCGCCTGCTCTTCATGCCCATCGGCCAGGGAGAAAGCGCCAGCGGAAAGGAACTACCCGTCGTCACCATCGCCCGCGCAGAGGGCGACCAGCACCGCTTTCTACAGGCAGATCGGGACGCGTACAGCGGCGTGCGGGCGTACTACTACGACGTGAATGGCTCCGAGCGGCTGGAGGCGATCATTGGTGACGAAGACAACGCCAAGATCCTGCGACACACCTACGCCAATCGATCCAGCGCCCTGCGCGCCGCCCGCTCCGAATGGGGTCGCATTCAGCGCGGTAGCAGCACCCTGAGCCTCAACCTGGCACGTGGCAGGCCAGACCTGAGTCCGGAGTGGCGTTATCGGGTGCAGGGGATCAAGGCGCAGATTGGCAAGACGAAGTGGCTGGGGGAGCAAGTGGTGCATCGGTTGGGTGATGGGGGCATGAAGACCGCACTGGAACTCGAAAACAACCGACATACCCCCATAGAGTCGAGCCCTCCAAAGTTGACAATTTAG
- a CDS encoding transcriptional regulator, whose translation MLKQEELGQIGGVNRNTQGSYEKGERNPDAAYLVAVAAVGVDIMYVLSGARDISSADELSPAESRVLANYRALPEEDKASVRRLTDALAQSVSLRSETGSY comes from the coding sequence ATGCTTAAGCAGGAAGAGCTCGGTCAGATAGGTGGGGTCAACCGAAATACGCAGGGCAGTTATGAGAAAGGGGAGCGAAACCCTGATGCTGCTTATCTAGTCGCGGTCGCTGCGGTTGGGGTTGACATCATGTACGTGCTTTCGGGTGCGCGGGACATAAGTTCGGCGGACGAACTTTCTCCTGCGGAGTCGAGGGTCCTGGCTAACTATCGCGCGCTGCCAGAGGAGGATAAGGCATCAGTTCGGCGGCTTACTGATGCGCTTGCGCAATCGGTGAGCTTGAGAAGCGAGACAGGGAGTTACTGA
- a CDS encoding helix-turn-helix domain-containing protein: MSAVAIDHAPTAGIHELAEHLKKFQRSLERAGGTIIQTITSEAEYDRALALLDELTEVAEQTPQTERLVDQLCLAIKRYEDTAPQFAEFNAGVAAITGVQMLKFLMAQNHLTGSDLPEIGDKTVVSRTLNGKRTLSSADIQALSKRFHVEPSVFFPLA; the protein is encoded by the coding sequence ATGAGCGCCGTCGCCATCGACCACGCCCCGACTGCCGGCATCCACGAACTGGCGGAGCACCTCAAGAAATTCCAGCGCAGCCTCGAGCGCGCCGGCGGCACCATCATCCAGACCATCACCAGCGAAGCCGAGTACGACCGCGCCCTGGCACTGCTGGACGAACTCACCGAAGTAGCCGAGCAAACCCCGCAAACCGAGCGTCTGGTCGACCAGCTCTGCCTGGCCATCAAACGCTATGAGGACACCGCCCCCCAGTTCGCCGAGTTCAATGCCGGCGTGGCGGCCATCACCGGCGTGCAGATGCTGAAGTTCCTGATGGCTCAGAACCACCTCACTGGTTCTGACCTGCCAGAGATCGGCGACAAGACCGTGGTATCGCGCACCCTCAATGGCAAGCGCACCCTCAGCAGCGCGGACATCCAGGCGCTGTCGAAGCGCTTCCATGTAGAGCCGAGCGTGTTCTTTCCACTGGCCTGA